The DNA sequence AAATATATTGAtagactaaaataaaacaaaaactaaaatttgACAAACATTGCAAAATAACTGAAACTAGATTATAATTTGaaattgaaaatgaattaaaaaatagaGCTATATTCAAAACCCAAAAAATAAAGGGTGGGAGGGTGATTTACTCACATGAAGGCACGGTTTTGGGTGTGGTTTAAGATTTTCACAATTGATGGGTGTAGGCAAAGGTATTCCATAAGCATTCTGCAAATTTCCAGACAGGAGAGGAAAAGCACTTAAATACATACTGGAGGGCAATGTATTACCAATTATAATTGAATGACTGCTctgataaacaaaaaacaaaaaaaatgtgtcttaTACATCAAATATTTTAAACTAGTTAGAAATGTCCAATCCTAAACTACCAAGTTAGTAAACATTTGCATATTCACAGAGGTAGCAAGAACGAAGAGTTCAGTGTTCGCTTTCCTTGAGAAGTGAACATTGACTAATCAAGTGTTTCTGGTGTCTGCAATATTTCTACCCAAACTTGACTATGGGGATTTATTGTATATGCTTACTTCTCTTTAATTATCTCTGTAAAAATTCAACATTACAATCTTCGCTCAAAGGACACTGTACAACTTGGTGTTCCCCGTGTTAGGTCTGCGCTGGGTAAAAACTGTTTTACAGGATCACTTAAAACTTACAGTGCTCCCTCCACTGGCTTAATTTATGGCACTTATAAACAACCTTGAGTATAGTCATGTTGGAAATTGCCTTTGACTGGATTacagtgtattttgttttatcctCTACTTGATTTACTTTatcattcatattttattttgattttttttggtaTGTTATTTATCATTGTGTCTTTGCTGCCTTCTTGAACAGGTCACTCTTGTAAAAGAGATTTTATctcaatgagttttttttttatccaggtTAAATGATACTCTTatgttcaatatgaaaacaaacaatatactgCCTTTCAAGACCTCTTTTTATCATGTAAATTTAATGTCCTTGAATTATCTTGAGTTTGGTGTTTTTCTtagaaaatattgatttgtgcaCATTCAATTAATTCATCATGTAAATAattcaattacaatttttaattatttgacaTAGGACACATCTATTACGGGCCATAATTCCATGACTTCAATTACTTACAATTGACAATTTACAATGACTTGATTTATAATTACAAATAACTGATATCCATTTTTAACAATTAAAATGTGTCCCTCCAGGTATTGTAGACCTCCTTGATCCATGTGCTAAAGAACTCAAGcattagcaatatttctgaaagGCCTTTATTGTGCATTTTGGAAATCCAGTGACATTGACACAGTACAGAATCCTACACCCTATTCTCCCCCATTTCTCCTGACAGGACATCTATGAGGAGGAAGTACCTTAATCCCACTTGATATCTTAATTTAAACAGAAAGAGCAATAGAAAACGGAAAGAGAACAAACTTGCTGCGTTGTTTGTGGAAAACATGCATCCTGGGTTCTGGGGTGGGGTGACTTTCAAACTGTTAAAAACAATAAGAGGACATTTAAACATTGTCCACTCTTACTGGTCCACTGTCAGCCAGTTGGTCAGATATCGGTCCATCTTATGTCACTTTCTTGagagaaataataaaaacatttatggaAAAACAAACAACGCTCAACTGTCTTACTATACATAAATGGAGATCACCTGCTTAAATATGCGAATggaagatttctcattttttatgttttatactgTAATTCTCATTTAATCATTTTGTATACATTTCCTCTCTCTAAAAGCTCATCTAGAGTAAAACTAGGCTCGTTGAGTCTGATGCGACACCACGTATCTGCAGCATCAGTGAGTGATTGGTCCTGTAGGAGCTTTAATCTTCATCGCTGCCACTACCTGAACGCTCCTGTGAAGAAAGATTAGAAAAATGATTAGCTTAAGTGAAAGTTGATGCGAGTGTCAGCCATACATACGTCACAATTCAATACATCGAGATGCATCACTGCATCATAACTGGATAGCGATTGAAACTGCGGCAAATGCGTAAATCTTGCGAAAATGaaattgattaacaacctcggaccTCATGATAGGTCgttgttaaaggtttataagttattgttaaaaaattaTTCACCTATGGAAAATTTTATCGGATTTTTACTTCTAGAACCTGACTGTTGCACTACTGACCCCAAAATcatagggagaaaaaaaataaagtttgcatAAAGGAAATGGAGCATTcgtattttttgcattttgatgtcgtcacaacaattatatttcccacctaaattctcattaccgtaatgcgttAGTATTACTTGGTGgcaatactattttttttttaaataagtataaAAAGGCAAGATAATGTAGTATACattcaccaagcactttatttggaacacctgtacacctacttattcatgcgattacctaatcagccaatcgtgtggcagcagtgcaatgcataaaatcatgcagatacaggtcaggagcttcagttaatgttcacatcaaccatcagaatggggaaaaatgtgatctcagtgattttgaccgtggtatgatttttggtgccagatgggctggtttgagtatttctataactgctgatctcctgggattttcacacagtactagtacctaatgaataagtactagtatcacTGCGGACAGCAGTGaacattttttcagttttttgttttagtcttttgacgaaaatgtcctttaaattagtcaatatttggtcatgtcatattcattcattttagtcagttttccTCTGACGTAAATGACAATTTTAGtcaaagaaaattatattttttagtagatgatgatgtgcaaaatggacaaaaattgtcaaactgtaacagaccaaactttactcaaatattcaaacatttagagaaaaaaaaaacattaacatttcctaatgtaaacatgtatcagACATATTAATATacatactgtccttgttgtgaaaaacctgagctactgaaataataatgaatagactgaagtattagctactttttagaagttagcctgtattctgaattcttcatgctttagaggcTTATTCAGTTTCTTTAaaaggatattacattgcatATAGCGTATTTCTTACGGAAACAGCGTATTCACAACGCATGTTACGCAACGCAAATTATGCATGTTCTGTTTAGCACAtcacttagttcaagttcacccgTTCACacttcactgtgcagatgtaagttgttatattacagtatgttgtggatatagtgatgtATAAACAGAATGTGtcagaatggccaaactggttcgagctgacagaaaggctacggtaactcagataacctctctgttgaggcggatgggctacaacagcagaagacgttccatagtgttcctaataaagtgcacggTGAGTGTATATGAGAaaaagggtgttttttttttgtttttttgcattacagtattataaattgtggaaaaaaaaagtgtcacaattttcatgacaataaTATGACAATGCAACTTGtctgaatcttttttttaatttggacaattatTCAAGATGATTACCTCCTCCTGTTCCTCTTCGGTGTCGTCGTCACTAACGACAGGTTTGGGGCGTGAGCTCCGTCCGGTTCGCCGTCTGCCCTTCCCTCTCTCCACTTTTTCCTTGCGACTCAACTTGATCTTTACCTTCACTGAACGAGCTAAAACACATTCAGCATGAACTCGCATATATGAACATTTTCCAATGCCAATTGTCTTACAACTCTGCTCAGATAATTTCGGAATTTTTACATATTATTTCATGTACAAAATAGTCATCAATGCTCACATTCGGACTCTGATCCTTCATCtgcctcttcttcctcctcctcactttcCTCTCCCTCGCTGTCTTCCTCTTTCTCGATCTTCTGCCGCACGCTGGTGAACACGGACTGCAGCACGATGGAGTCTTcatagatctgatagaaaataatGATAAAGAACTTTGAGTCAGCCAAATACAGTTAAACACTGACAGTGTACGGCACGTTTAATTTTATAACGCCCTCTGTTGTGGTTTCTATATTAGCATTTTTGAACGGAACACGAATATTCACTAAAATGTCTCAAATCATAAGAATGGAATGATCCATAAGATCAttgtttcatttatatatatttattttttatcccctttttctcccaatttgtaatgcccaattcccactacttagtaggtcctcgtggtgacgcggttactcacctcaatctgagtggcggaggacaagtctcagttgcttccgcttctgagaccatcaatccgcgcatcttatcacgtggctcgtcgtgcatgacactgcggagactcacagcacgggaggctcatgctactctccgcgatccacacacaacttaccacgtgccccattgagagagagaacccctaatcgcgaccacgaggaggttatcccatgtgactctaacctccctagcaaccgggccaatttggttgcttaggagacctggctggagtcactcagcacaccctggatttgaactcacgactccaggggtggtagtcagcgtcaatactcactgagctacccagaccccaagaTCAGGGTTTCATAAACTTTAAGGGAACTATGTGGGGACTAAAGGGAATATATGTTTGTTCAGCCAATGACAGACAGGGGGAGTATTTGaaaaagctttttgaaaacaaccatttttgcaattcagtttgatggcactagtggcacagaaattacactcttcagcttAAATGTTGTTGAAATTTGATGCATGTACTGATGGTTTTCATAGCACCCAGCTTTAACAGGAGAGGGACTTTTACCAGTGATCCTTCCAAGTTAAAGGTCTGAGCGTTCGAGCAGAGCAGCATGACGTCCTTCTCCATGTCATTTAGACTGCGGTACTTATGACTCTTGATGCGCTCCTGTAGAGTGACCATATTACCAAAGTATATGTGAGTCTATTTGGAATTTTATTGGTGAGTCAGAAATAAGTAGCTGCAAAAAACATGAAGTGACATACCTTGATCTTCCTGAAGTCCACAGGTTTGCGAATCAGTTCATAATATTCTGGTAGCTCTTTACGAGAAGGCAGTTGAATAAACACCTCACTGAGCTGTCTTCCATTGCTACAAAATATAACAAGGCAGGTTATTAGAATACTATATGAGCTCAGATACACCCTAGAATGCATCAAGTTAAAAGAGCTTCAACTTTTAAAACACCTGGGTTCCCTCCCATTTGTTTAGCTTTTTTAACACAATAACTTTTGTGCTAAAAGTGTTCAAGAGGAGAATATGTCAGAACCGACTAACCCGTCCTTGTACTTGATGACAGCATCCACAATCTTCTTCATCTTCTTGGTAAGCGTGGGAGGGTTGGGGGAGAGTTTTTCGGCAGGAGGGCGGCCACGTTTCTTCTGCTTCTTACTGTCGTCGTCTTTATCTCTGCTCCGCCCACTGGAGCTGGGCGTGGCCGGACCTGGAAGGTCAAGATCACGGTCCCGCTTCCTCTTCCGGGTCGTCTTCTTGTGGCGCACCTCCTCTTCAATTTCGTCGAGAGTGCCTTCCTCGATGGCCTGCAAGAGAGTAAAGTACGTAAAGACACTTGCCATTATGTAATTGCCAATGCACTGCAATGGGGATTTTATATGAACGTCACTGACCTTGAGCCACTGTTTCTCCGTGAGCGAGTCACTATAGTCCACCTCCTTCCTCTGACGGGAGCCGCGGCCGAAcatcttctcctcctcttcctcacagGTGAGTCTTTCCACCTCTGCGTCATCCTTCATGATCCAGGTAGGCAGCTCATCTTCCTCCATCAGACGGGGTCTGCGCTTCGGGTTACGAGCCTCTTCGCGGCGGCGGTCAAGATCCATGCGCTAGAGGAAAAGAAACGAACAAAGAAAGccgaaaaaggtaaaaaaaagaataaatggaTCCATAACGAGCCTATCACACCTGGAGCGAACTTTCGCGTGCCGACaaagcaaattttattttattttttttatggtgagAGAGTATTTTTTCTTTGTCGAGTGATGAAATGCCCTGGCAAAtaaaaatatgagctttggatcacaTGTCAGGAGCCACTGCCCAACAtgtggcgctaaagcacagatCCTGAAACAGCAATGAGGATGAgcatcaaatgtcttaaacaataaaactattttttctcatatgggttctcgtaacatgtaaatgatattactgcatcattgccttgcatcccctttaaaaactAACAGATCtcaaggcctttgcacaccagttGTTTTTTTCTTCGCCGGGAAATGAAATGCCCTGGCAAAAAAACTATGAGCTTTGGATAATgtgtcaggagctgctgcagttaccaaaaccagtgCAACTGGTgacactaaagcacagaaagcagTTTTGACCACCGACCTTAAATGCTGAAGGAACTCGAGcaagaaatcctgaaccagcagtgaggatgtgtattttatttgcaCCAAATGCCTtacaaactgaaaataaataaataaaaatctcacaTGGGTTCACGTGTAAATTATATTGTTGCATCTGATCTTATGTGGAATGTCTTCATAttgtattccatattgctgcaatTTTTGCCTTTTTGCATTTAATCTAACATGTGTTCCCTTAGATTTCTAATATAACATATCGTAGCATATTTGCCTTTGCATCACCTTTTTTAATGTTGTATCACAACTTAATGATCTTAAGTGTTGTTCTTTgccaaatattaatcatattaacaCTACTGGTGTTACTTGCAGTGCATTGTATGTCTGTGTAAAAATGCCTTGGTGTACCACAAATGTGGTGGTGTCTCAAAATCTTTATTTCTATGCAACTGTTAATAGTCGTTAACAGCTGTGCTGTCTTTGGAAGTATTAAAGTATCTAACAATGGGTCAGACAGAAGATCTGtgttttattgcttgcatttTATAGACTCTTGGAGCGTATAACATGTTATCacgtttaattagtaacatgcagggttttgagtGTATAACTGTAAATGTATAACACAAGTAGAAATACATGAAATAAGATACATTCAGTATTGTTCAAATTAACAACATCTGTTACAACAGTCATTATATGTGTGCAttatgcagtgattttaaacaaatgtatgaGCCACCAACCGTAccagggtaaaattgcttgttgattagcgccaccaatTGTAAAGATGTGAATGTGCTAACTACGGTCATTCGCATCACTTTCTGTGTGCAAGGGCCATTCGTCAGCGTGTCGCCTTTAGTGTTCCATAATTCACTAAAGTTCATAATTTACTCCATATTTCTGCAttttttgcttttgcatttaatcttacgtgagttctcttatatttctaatataatatataatgcgGCATCTTTGCCTtttcatcactttttttttttttttttttttaaataaataacttaCTTTACGGATCTTGTAGAGAAAGCAGTTTTCTTTTTCTATCTGCTTGTCAAGTTGTTGTTCTTATCCATGATGCGTGGAGGGTGGACCAGCTCAAAACTGCGTTGAGCCACTTACCATACCAGGGCAAAATTGCTTGTTGATTAGCGTGAATATGCTGATGGCGAACATTCGCGTAACTTTCAATGTGAAGGGGCCGTTTGTCGACGATTCGCTTTGCATAATCATGGAATCTCCATGAGAAAAGGTCTTTGCAATGTACATACAATGTCTTTGTATGTACTAATATGGTTTTGCTTTCTTCTCTCTAGTCTAAGTCTTCTAGTGCTATAACTTTATTAGAAGaaaaaatgtcaaaagaaaacgaactgggggcctgggtagctcagcgagtattgacactgactaccacccctggagtcgtgagttcgaatcctagggtgtgctgagtgactccagccaggtctcctaagcaaccaaattggcccagttgctaggcagggtagagtcacatggggtaacctccttgtggttgcgatcaggagttcttgctctcaatggggcgtgtggtaaattgtgtgaggattgcggagagtagcatgagcctccacatgctgggagtctccgtggtgtcatgcacaacgagccacgtcataagatgcgcggactgaagttctcagaagcggaggtaactgaggcttgtcctccgccacccggactgaggttagtaaccgcgccaccacaaggacctactaagtagtgggaattgggcattccaaattgggagaaaagcggttaaaaaaagaaaagaaaaaaaacttccgTTTTCTCAAAGAGCATTGATGCGGTAGAGCTACTTACCATAAATTGATCAAACTCTTCCTCGCTTCTGGCAATCATCTGGTTAACCGTCTCATCATCAGGTACCTCATCTTCCTCCTGAGGAAGAGAGGGCGAGGGTCAATGGTAAAGAAAACAACTGAGGGTGTACACGTATTTTCAGGGCTTTAAAACTGTTCACTGATGAGTGTCCGTACCTCATCCTGCTCTTCGTGCTCCAGGATGGCTTGCAGTAAAGCTCTGCGCTCGTGGCCGGAGGATTTCTGGTCGAACATACCGGCCTGGATGACCTTCTGGTCCACGTTCAGCTTGTATTTAGCAGCGGCCAGTATCTTCTCTTCTACACTGTTCACAGTACACAGACGCAGTACACGCACCTCGTTCTGCTGCCCGATACGATGAGCACGATCCTGGGCCTGCAGATCCTATGAGAGTAAAGAGACGTTAGAGACATTACATATCTTCAATCTTTAGTATCTAAGGACTCACTTTATCTTTTTCATTCTATATATTCTTTTCTGCAAAGTTCAAATTCTATTTTACTGATCTATTCATTCTGTTAATCAAAGATTCCATTCTATACATATTCTACTCTACAAAAATTCTAAAtctattttacatatattatattcattcagtTCAGTAAAGATTAGATTTTTATAAATTCAGATTTAAACATTAGGCTATATTCTACAAAGATGTGTgtacaaatattttaagattctattctatacattacactatttaaaaaaaacacaactttaAACAATCTTTAGTATctaatagaggtagaccgatatatcggttttaccaagtAATCTgttctatatatttatatttatgcatttggcagacgcttttatccaaagcgacttacagtgcccttattacagggacagtccccctggagcaacctggagttaagtgccttgctcaaggacacaatggtggtggctgtggggattgaaccagcaaccttctgattaccagatcAGTGCTTCAGTCCACTATGCCCCCACCACACCCACACCACACTGTTCTGCTTTTTAAAATGATCAGTTATTGGCATAaaaacttattttctcaaaaactataaacactgtctctgcggcgctataaaaattcctgtttgttttgagtggccTGCTTAGACTACACCCAACAACATTTCTCAACCATTGGCTTGAGTAGgggatgggactatctttttgtttgaccaatggtaaatgaagggtgtattcagaaagctcttttgaaaacactgtttatttttgcaattccgtttagtgtcgcagaaattacacacctcagCTTTAGTTTGGCTAATACTTAAGAGCATTTTAACAGGGCTAagtctccatttcaaaataatagtcaccggtgtgtttcgggcttgtttgtaGTTAAAAGTCCAGAGTTATGtacaaaatcttcatttttgggttttttttttaatagggatTCTGGTTGAAcaaactgcatctgagatttcattaattttgaactcttgtagcctctgtgtctgtgcccctcatagatttatttattttttacattctataaatcgattttaaaaactattgccCGAATAATCGTTtttcggcctttcccaccaccttagttatcagtatctgcaaaatccactatcggtcaatcTCTAGCATCTAATGgctctttatttacatttttcattctacaCATTCTATTCTACAAAAGGTTTTATTTACTGAATCTATTCATTCTGTTAAACaaagattatttttaaaaaaagattctATTCTAAACATATTCTACAAAGATTCTATTAAACATTCTACTCTACAAAAATTCTAAACCTATTTTTCATATGTTCTATTCTATACTGATAGGATTCCATTGCTTTTTTACATGAGACAGGATGGTACCTGGTGAGGGTTCCAGTCACTGTCAAAGATGATAACAGTGTCTGCAGACTGCAGGTTCAGCCCCAGACCTCCAGCTCTGGTACTCAACAGGAAGATGAAGTACTGAAACGATGGGTCATTGAAGTTCTTCAGCAACATACCACGATCTTCAGCCTTAGTGGTTCctacagacaaaaacaaaaaggggaggggaaatttttttttattatttctggacATTATTTGTTGACgatttgttgattaaaaaaagagCAACAGTTTAACAGCATCCACAAAAACTTTTTCATTCTATGCACTTCTAAAGCAGACAGATGAGTGAATCTGGTTGAAGACAGCTCACCGTCCAAGCGCAGGTATTTGAAGTTACGGTGGGCGAAGTAGTCCTCCATGATGGTCATGAGAGACGTCATCTGACAGAACAGCAGCACTTTGTGGTTGGTGGCGCGAAGCTTCGGCAGAATACGATCCAGCAGCTCAAACTTACCAGAGGCGCGGTACAAATCAGGTCTGTAATTGGTCAAGACAGAATAAAAGTCACgaaagatacaaataaaaatgcgGACGGTGTCGTCTTCTGAATGGATAAAGTTCTGCTTACCCCTGAACAATGCCTCCAGTGAAGCCCAAGTGCTCAGAGAAAGATTCctgcaaaacaaacagaaaaataacaaataagatCCAAAAAAATCTATGGGACAGCTGAACAGCATATAAACAACATTGTAAGGAGAATAAATACAACAGACAATCACCTCAATGTGTTGAAACATGTAAGGGTGGTTACAAATCTTCCTCAACTGCATAATAGTGTTCATTAGAGTCTTAGTGCCTCCCTTACCCTATAACAGACAGAAGGTTGCGTTAGATCCTTCCTGAACATAGTTAACATCTTCACAAATCTCTTCCTGGATCACATGTTCTCACCTTCTTGTCTTTCTCAGATCCGTCAGTGAGCAGCACTCCTTTAGCCTGCATGTGTCTGTACAGAACTCTCTGTAGTGCGGACATGTCACACTTGATCACGTATTCCACCTGAATGCCGGAAGAGGAGAAGAGGCGGATTTACATCTTCGAAGtacaaaaataaagcatttaagtAGTAAAATGTTTAATCTGTAAAGGCCTAAAAGGTCCATAACAAACCTTCTCTGGCAGTTGGGCCTCCACTTCCTTCTTGAGTCTTCTGAGCAGGAAGGGACGGAGCACTTTGTGCAGACGACGAATGATCAGAATGGTCTCTTCCTCGTTCAGGTCCAccttttaggtaaaaaaaaaaaaaaaattgggttaaTACCCAAGCACCTATCTACTTCAATGGGGAAAGACTAATCATTCatctaatattattttaattccgATTACCTTCTCTCCAGTCATGGCGAACGGAGCATTGAACCACTGCTCAAAGGTGCTGCAGCTCTTGAAGATGGTGGGCAGCAGGAAGTTGAGCAGAGCCCACAGCTCTGGCAGCTTGTTCTGCAGCGGTGTGCCAGTGAGCAGCAGACGCCGGGGTGCAAGGTAGTGTGTGTTCAACACCTGAGTCAACTTACAGTGGTGATTCTTCATACGATGCCCTTCGTCCACTATCATGTACTTCCAGCGGAGCTAAAAGAGACCAAAAGTACTGTTAAAACCTGAACAAACTGTCTGCGTTCTTCAAAAACCCAGTAAAGAACAAACAAGTTTGATAACAATAAAGCCCTTCAACTCCACAGAATTGTAACGGATTGTACCTTGGCCAGCACTTGTTTGTCTTTGATGATGTATTCGTAAGTGGTGAGCAGCACGTTGAACTTGCCGCTGCGCAAAATGGGAATGAACGCGCGGCGAGCGGCAGGAGACCCCTGAGAAGAAAATTAGCAAAGAAAGTTAGTTGAGTTCTACAGTTACATGCTTGGGTGACCTTGTTATTTCGTTTTGCTTTGGGTTAACTGACAAAGACCCTGGGTGTTTCTCAATGCGAAGAATGCAGAGAACGGACTCgcgttcttatgaagaccagtcttgccaagctaccttggaagaacgaACTCGGAAGGACGTAGAAcgcatctattgcgagctttgagttgtgctgcgatcttcctgttgcgcaATTGCCTGTCCCAGCACATTTGTAGCTAGTAAGAGAACTAGTGGCATCATCACACAACAGTGacagcattattattatcatcatcacacCAGTACGGTTTTGCAGGATTAGTGAGACGTTAAAGTCTGTTAACACTCGTTTCCTCCATATGtttattacttaatttaaatgatgcccaacaaaacaacaaatgctgACGAAGTATAACGACTCTCACGAGCCGTCAAACTTTCGCAAGCTTACAGCTGTAAACTTTTGAGGGAAAACACAATGATAAATGTCCTTCATCTACCACAATAGTGCCGCTATGACTTCTGGGACTTCAAATGGGTTCTTGTCCAGTCACAatccgatgcatcctcgatattcggcctgatcaagaacacatcagGGTAATTTTGTGCATTCTCGAtacttgcgttcttgagtatTGAAATCGAATTTCGGCAGTGGATGACATTGAACGAGTCCACGTGAAGACATAAAGCACATTGAGAAACACCCTAGTTTCACTTGCCATCATTTATTTCTGACAATATTTAAACATTGTGTACTACTTCAAATAATCACCTTGTAAGCAACTTTCACCACAGATGGAGCCCACTTATCAAACTCATACACCCAGTTCGACAGAGTCCTGTAA is a window from the Myxocyprinus asiaticus isolate MX2 ecotype Aquarium Trade chromosome 13, UBuf_Myxa_2, whole genome shotgun sequence genome containing:
- the LOC127450009 gene encoding transcription activator BRG1 isoform X1, yielding MSTPDPPMGGTPRPGPSPGPGLSPGAMLGPSPGPSPGSAHGMMGPSPGPPSSGHPLPPQGPSGYPKDNMHQMHKPMEGMHEKGMPDDQRYNQMKGMGMRQGGHSGMGPPPSPMDQHSQGYPSPLGSSEHAPSPVPANGPPSGPMMPSGPGAVPMEGGDPQVMGQQNRSGSAGGLPGAGPSGGPPNAGGPGGAGGPTPFNQNQLHQLRAQIMAYKMLARGQPLPDHLQMAVQGKRPMPGMQQGMPNMPPASGQGVGPPGPGGPGPVGPNYNRPHGMVGPNMPPPGPSGVPPGMQGQPSNGPPKPWPEGPMVNAAAPASAPQKMIPPQPTGRPSPAPPSVPPAASPVMPPQTQSPGQPAQPPPMVLHQKQNRITPIQKPRGLDPVEILQEREYRLQARIAHRIQELENLPGSLAGDLRTKANIELKALRLLNFQRQLRQEVVVCMRRDTALETALNGKAYKRSKRQSLREARITEKLEKQQKIEQERKRRQKHQEYLNSILQHAKDFKEYHRTITGKMQKLTKAVATYHANTEREQKKENERIEKERMRRLMAEDEEGYRKLIDQKKDKRLAYLLQQTDEYVANLTELVRAHKAVQALKDKKKKKKKKKKTENAEGGAPALGPDGEPLDETSQMSDLPVKVIHVDSGKILTGMDAPKAGQLDTWLEMNPGYEVAPRSDSEDSGSEEDEDDEEEQHQPSQSSTEEKKKFPDPDNEDVSEVDARHIIEHAKQDVDDEYGSAAFARGLQSYYAVAHAVTEKVDRQSTLLVNGQLKQYQIKGLEWLVSLYNNNLNGILADEMGLGKTIQTIALITYLMEYKRLNGPFLIIVPLSTLSNWVYEFDKWAPSVVKVAYKGSPAARRAFIPILRSGKFNVLLTTYEYIIKDKQVLAKLRWKYMIVDEGHRMKNHHCKLTQVLNTHYLAPRRLLLTGTPLQNKLPELWALLNFLLPTIFKSCSTFEQWFNAPFAMTGEKVDLNEEETILIIRRLHKVLRPFLLRRLKKEVEAQLPEKVEYVIKCDMSALQRVLYRHMQAKGVLLTDGSEKDKKGKGGTKTLMNTIMQLRKICNHPYMFQHIEESFSEHLGFTGGIVQGPDLYRASGKFELLDRILPKLRATNHKVLLFCQMTSLMTIMEDYFAHRNFKYLRLDGTTKAEDRGMLLKNFNDPSFQYFIFLLSTRAGGLGLNLQSADTVIIFDSDWNPHQDLQAQDRAHRIGQQNEVRVLRLCTVNSVEEKILAAAKYKLNVDQKVIQAGMFDQKSSGHERRALLQAILEHEEQDEEEDEVPDDETVNQMIARSEEEFDQFMRMDLDRRREEARNPKRRPRLMEEDELPTWIMKDDAEVERLTCEEEEEKMFGRGSRQRKEVDYSDSLTEKQWLKVSDVHIKSPLQCIGNYIMASVFTYFTLLQAIEEGTLDEIEEEVRHKKTTRKRKRDRDLDLPGPATPSSSGRSRDKDDDSKKQKKRGRPPAEKLSPNPPTLTKKMKKIVDAVIKYKDGNGRQLSEVFIQLPSRKELPEYYELIRKPVDFRKIKERIKSHKYRSLNDMEKDVMLLCSNAQTFNLEGSLIYEDSIVLQSVFTSVRQKIEKEEDSEGEESEEEEEEADEGSESESRSVKVKIKLSRKEKVERGKGRRRTGRSSRPKPVVSDDDTEEEQEEERSGSGSDED